In Spirochaetota bacterium, the genomic stretch TTACCGTGAGCATTCCAGACGGGTTCCACTGGGGATACAAGTCGGGCCCCAATATCATCCTCATTTTAAACAATACCGACGAGGAAATCAAGGGGATTATAGGAAAGCTCGCTCACGAGGCGTACTACGGCACGCCGGACGAGGAGAAAAACATCATTCAGACCTTCCCCAAGGATTCGGATATCATACGGCAATTCAACCTCGACGCGGCCGTCAGGGCTTCCGATACCAAAAAGTAAAGTCAAATACCGGTATATGCAATCAGCAGAGCGGGGTCGAAAACCCGCTCTTGGCGTTTTAGCCGGCCCGAATGCCCGCCGCTTTCCTGAGTTCCTCGAGGAGGCGGTAGTCGTTGCCCTCTATCCCTCCCATCGCCACGCGGGGCTTGGTGGTGGGGCCGTGGAAGTCGGAGCCGGCGGTCACCAGAAGGCCGGTCTTCCGCGCATACGAAAGATAAAACTCGATATCTTCCGGCTCGTGATAGCTTGAAACTGCCTCGATGCCCAGGATGCCGTATTCGCGAATTATATCGAGCCATTCCTTTTCGCGCACGAATTTGGGATGTGCGAGGACCGGAACGCCGCCCGCGCTTTTTATCGCCTCTATTCCTTCGGCGGTCGATATGGATTCGAACGGCACATAAGCGGGTTTCCCCTCGAGCAGGTATTCGCGGTAGAAATGGAACAGTCGATTGTCCGCCTTGTCTCCTGTGATGTAATCGTCAAGACGCGGGTCGGAAGCGTTGTTCCAGTTTTCAAGAACCGCACGCATGATGGCGGTTGCGGTCGGCGCGCGCCCTTCCGCGATTTTCCATACCCAGTCTTCATCGAGTGCGAAGCCTATCGCATGGAGGGCTTTTATGCGGTTTTTGGCGACGGTGACGCGGCAGGCGTGGATCTTTTCCAGCGCAGAGTTGAGCCGCTCGTTGGTTTCGTCGATATAATAACCCAGAATATGCTGCTGCGAGCCGTCAACGGGGAAAACCGTGGTTACTTCGACGCCCGGCGCGTACTCGACGCCGTACCGTTCCGACGCGTCCGCGCAGTCGGCGATTGACTCGAGCGAATCGTGGTCGGTTATGGAAATCGCATGAAGGCCCGCCGCGCGGGCGATTGAGAACAGCTCATCGACGGAGTGATCGCCGTCCTCGCTGTAGCGGGAATGCATATGAAGATCGATGGTCTTCATCGGTACCGCGGGCGC encodes the following:
- a CDS encoding PHP domain-containing protein encodes the protein MKTIDLHMHSRYSEDGDHSVDELFSIARAAGLHAISITDHDSLESIADCADASERYGVEYAPGVEVTTVFPVDGSQQHILGYYIDETNERLNSALEKIHACRVTVAKNRIKALHAIGFALDEDWVWKIAEGRAPTATAIMRAVLENWNNASDPRLDDYITGDKADNRLFHFYREYLLEGKPAYVPFESISTAEGIEAIKSAGGVPVLAHPKFVREKEWLDIIREYGILGIEAVSSYHEPEDIEFYLSYARKTGLLVTAGSDFHGPTTKPRVAMGGIEGNDYRLLEELRKAAGIRAG